A genomic region of Runella rosea contains the following coding sequences:
- a CDS encoding endonuclease MutS2, giving the protein MLYPQDLEQKLGFDRIREQLSELCLSPLGRAFVQKIRFSDNFAVIDKLTRQTAEMKAILEESTGEFPSQNYLDATPALDKMRVEGMVLSLDEFFDLKLSLRTIRQVLKFLADQEEGRFPFLTELAGNVKVEKSVSDAIDRIIDDRGQIRDNASPELADIRRRLISEAAGVRKKLDSMLKHAKSSGWVGDDVSLTVRNGRMVIPISAEHKRKLKGFVHDESSTGQTLFIEPADVLDSNNEIKELEYAERREINRILIQLANQIRPHLPDLQKACQFLGMVDFIRAKAKFASLLGAVNPAFVNQPVIDWRMARHPLLYLSFQKQGRKVVPLGIELRQNQRILVISGPNAGGKSVALKTIGLVQYMLQCGLLVPMREDSTVGLFQNLFIDIGDEQSLDNDLSTYSSHLTNMRHFLQFAHKRTLFLIDEFGTGTEPSLGGAVAEAILEDLTKSGAFGVINTHYTNLKTYADKTQGLVNGAMRYDGEHLEPLYQLEIGKPGSSFAFEIATKIGLPKSVIERAKGKLGTQQVNFEKLLKELDIEKKVFSEKNIEIGIKERKLAQQLVETTALQTRLDNDQKKIINDAKQKAKQLLATANQRIESTIREIKENKAERDTTKLIRQELEKFEKQELKIEAVAEPEREEFIPEGGEIAVGSFVRIKGQATVGEVLAMKGKDVEIRIGDLKSNVKLNRLEKVSKKAFKEATGEKGAAPRTGVGGIDINEKMMNFSFNLDIRGKRGEEAIVELDDFLSNALMLGFNELRIVHGKGDGILRQLVRNHLKSYKQVGKMQDEHPDRGGAGVTIVQMR; this is encoded by the coding sequence ATGTTATACCCGCAAGATTTAGAACAAAAATTAGGATTTGACCGCATTCGCGAACAATTAAGTGAGTTGTGCCTGAGCCCACTCGGGCGGGCCTTTGTGCAGAAGATTCGCTTTTCGGATAATTTCGCCGTGATTGATAAATTGACCCGTCAAACTGCCGAGATGAAAGCTATTCTCGAAGAATCGACGGGCGAGTTTCCTTCCCAAAACTATTTGGATGCTACTCCCGCGTTGGATAAAATGCGGGTGGAAGGCATGGTTTTGTCGTTGGATGAGTTTTTTGATTTAAAACTTTCGCTCCGCACCATTCGCCAAGTATTAAAGTTTCTGGCGGATCAGGAAGAAGGGAGGTTTCCCTTTTTGACCGAATTGGCGGGTAACGTTAAAGTGGAAAAATCGGTCAGTGATGCCATCGACCGTATCATTGATGATCGCGGACAAATTCGTGACAACGCTTCGCCTGAGTTGGCAGATATTCGTCGTCGATTGATTTCGGAAGCGGCTGGTGTGCGTAAAAAACTGGATTCAATGCTCAAACACGCCAAAAGTAGCGGCTGGGTAGGCGATGACGTATCCTTAACAGTTCGTAATGGCCGAATGGTGATTCCGATCTCTGCCGAACACAAACGAAAATTGAAAGGCTTTGTGCATGATGAATCGTCGACGGGGCAAACGCTGTTCATTGAGCCAGCGGATGTGTTGGATTCTAATAACGAAATCAAAGAGTTAGAATACGCCGAACGACGGGAGATTAACCGTATCTTGATTCAATTGGCCAATCAGATTCGGCCGCATTTGCCTGATTTGCAGAAAGCTTGTCAGTTTTTGGGGATGGTAGATTTTATTCGTGCCAAAGCGAAATTTGCGTCACTATTAGGAGCCGTTAATCCCGCTTTTGTGAATCAACCTGTGATTGACTGGCGCATGGCTCGGCATCCACTGTTGTATTTGTCTTTTCAGAAACAAGGCCGAAAAGTAGTTCCTTTGGGCATCGAACTGCGTCAAAATCAGCGCATTTTGGTGATTTCTGGCCCAAACGCTGGAGGGAAATCCGTGGCCTTGAAAACGATTGGGTTGGTGCAATATATGCTTCAATGCGGTCTGCTCGTGCCCATGCGCGAAGATTCTACGGTGGGGTTGTTTCAGAATTTATTTATTGACATCGGCGACGAGCAAAGTCTGGACAATGATTTGAGTACGTACAGCAGCCACCTGACCAATATGCGTCATTTCCTGCAATTTGCTCATAAACGTACGCTGTTTTTAATTGACGAATTTGGAACTGGAACCGAGCCAAGCTTGGGCGGCGCGGTTGCCGAAGCAATATTGGAAGATTTGACCAAGTCGGGCGCCTTTGGCGTAATCAATACGCACTATACCAACCTCAAAACCTACGCAGATAAAACGCAGGGCTTGGTGAATGGAGCAATGCGTTACGATGGAGAGCATCTGGAGCCGTTGTATCAACTCGAAATCGGTAAACCTGGCAGCAGTTTTGCATTTGAGATTGCGACCAAAATCGGCCTTCCTAAGTCCGTTATTGAACGCGCCAAGGGGAAGTTAGGTACACAGCAGGTCAATTTCGAAAAATTGTTGAAAGAGCTGGATATTGAGAAAAAAGTGTTTTCGGAAAAGAACATTGAAATAGGAATCAAGGAGCGAAAACTGGCCCAACAATTGGTCGAAACGACCGCCTTACAGACGCGTCTGGACAATGACCAAAAGAAAATCATTAACGATGCTAAGCAAAAAGCCAAGCAATTGTTGGCTACGGCCAATCAGCGCATCGAAAGTACTATTCGGGAAATAAAGGAAAACAAAGCCGAACGCGATACCACAAAACTGATACGGCAGGAACTGGAGAAGTTTGAAAAGCAGGAACTGAAAATTGAAGCAGTTGCCGAACCTGAGCGTGAAGAGTTTATTCCCGAAGGCGGAGAAATCGCCGTTGGGAGTTTTGTACGTATCAAAGGACAGGCTACAGTGGGGGAAGTGCTGGCCATGAAAGGCAAAGATGTGGAGATTCGTATTGGCGATTTAAAGTCCAATGTGAAATTGAATCGCTTGGAAAAAGTCTCCAAAAAAGCCTTCAAAGAAGCAACGGGGGAAAAAGGAGCAGCTCCGAGAACGGGCGTGGGTGGGATTGATATCAACGAAAAAATGATGAATTTTAGCTTCAATCTTGATATTAGAGGGAAGCGCGGAGAAGAAGCCATTGTCGAATTAGACGACTTTTTGAGCAATGCCCTGATGCTTGGTTTTAATGAGTTGCGGATTGTACACGGAAAAGGCGACGGTATTTTGCGTCAATTGGTTCGTAATCACTTAAAATCATATAAGCAGGTAGGGAAAATGCAGGATGAACACCCAGATCGCGGAGGAGCAGGGGTTACGATAGTGCAAATGCGATAA
- a CDS encoding DUF819 family protein: MPLFQDSLPILAVLMVNIIISERLARLPYLRHMGTALIVIILTAITSNLGLIPASTNSPPIYDGIFTYLAPISIFYLLLTVNLKGLKKAGTPMILSFFLGTAGTMLGVIAGIWAISGPKGFGEFYYALGGMFTGTYIGGSTNFNALALHYEVNKEGNVYAAAVAVDNILTALWMVATLLLPQLLNRYFPRRIEYNHTAEQAQQFEKEASAQVSDVETFNPQDLAILVGIGAAGLYVSKQLAVMIPQVPQILILTTLALALAQLPVVQRLRGMKVLAMFFIYLFLAVIGAFCDIEALLKDGPLAISMMVFVSILIVIHALVIFGIGAILKQDWDVLSIASQANIGGSASALALSKSLNRPDLYLPGILVGALGNAIGTYCGLFVAEFLKTVSW, from the coding sequence ATGCCCTTATTTCAAGATTCACTGCCTATTTTGGCGGTATTGATGGTTAATATCATTATTTCTGAACGATTGGCGCGCCTGCCGTACCTGCGCCACATGGGTACCGCGCTCATCGTCATTATATTGACCGCGATTACTTCCAATCTAGGCTTAATTCCAGCTTCAACCAATTCACCGCCGATTTACGACGGTATTTTTACGTATCTCGCCCCTATTTCGATATTCTATTTACTACTGACGGTTAATCTGAAAGGGTTGAAAAAGGCCGGGACACCCATGATTCTGAGTTTTTTTCTGGGAACAGCTGGAACCATGTTGGGCGTTATTGCTGGTATTTGGGCTATTTCAGGCCCCAAAGGTTTTGGGGAGTTTTATTATGCGTTGGGAGGAATGTTTACGGGTACGTACATTGGTGGCAGTACAAATTTCAACGCATTGGCGCTGCATTACGAAGTCAATAAAGAAGGAAATGTGTATGCCGCAGCCGTGGCGGTGGATAATATCCTGACGGCTTTATGGATGGTGGCGACATTACTATTACCTCAGCTCCTCAACCGTTATTTCCCGCGACGCATCGAATATAATCATACCGCCGAACAGGCGCAACAGTTTGAAAAAGAGGCTTCGGCGCAAGTGAGTGATGTTGAAACCTTCAATCCACAAGATTTGGCCATTCTGGTAGGCATAGGGGCGGCGGGGCTGTATGTATCAAAGCAATTGGCGGTGATGATTCCGCAGGTACCTCAAATCCTTATTTTAACAACGTTAGCGTTGGCATTGGCCCAACTTCCAGTAGTACAGCGTTTACGGGGAATGAAGGTATTGGCGATGTTTTTTATCTATTTATTTTTGGCCGTCATCGGCGCTTTTTGCGATATTGAAGCCTTGCTCAAAGACGGGCCTTTGGCCATTAGTATGATGGTTTTTGTGAGTATATTGATTGTGATTCACGCGCTGGTCATCTTTGGAATTGGGGCGATTTTAAAACAGGATTGGGATGTGTTATCCATTGCCTCACAAGCCAATATCGGAGGTTCTGCGTCGGCGCTGGCTTTATCCAAAAGCTTGAATCGTCCAGATTTGTACTTGCCAGGAATTTTGGTGGGTGCTTTGGGAAATGCCATTGGCACGTATTGCGGTCTGTTTGTGGCGGAGTTTTTAAAAACAGTATCTTGGTAA
- the murI gene encoding glutamate racemase: MQGPIGVFDSGYGGLTILRELVKQLPQYDYLYLGDNARAPYGTRSFDTVYHYTLECVKHLFSKGCHLVILACNTASAKALRNIQQLDLPHIAPDRRVLGVIRPTTEVIGTFTDTQHIGIFATAGTVLSESYLVEIKKFFPDIHVVQEACPMWVPLIENGEFDSDGADYFVKKHVEHLLAQSPDIDAILLGCTHYPLLIKKIRQFLPASIRIINQAEIVAHSLTDYLQRHPELEAKCSKNGERTFYTTDSTEAFDRQSAVFFGQEVKSLHQDLGSPIK; this comes from the coding sequence ATGCAGGGGCCGATTGGGGTTTTTGATTCGGGTTATGGTGGCTTAACAATTTTAAGAGAGTTAGTTAAGCAATTGCCGCAGTACGACTACCTATATTTGGGAGACAATGCACGTGCACCCTACGGCACGCGCTCGTTTGATACAGTGTATCATTACACCCTCGAATGCGTCAAACATCTTTTTTCTAAAGGCTGCCATTTGGTCATTCTAGCGTGCAATACGGCTTCGGCCAAAGCCTTACGCAATATTCAGCAACTAGATTTGCCGCATATTGCTCCTGATAGGCGGGTTTTAGGCGTTATTCGACCTACCACCGAAGTGATTGGAACTTTTACTGATACGCAGCATATCGGAATTTTTGCCACGGCGGGTACGGTCTTGTCGGAATCGTATTTGGTTGAAATAAAGAAATTTTTCCCAGACATACACGTAGTGCAGGAAGCTTGCCCAATGTGGGTACCATTGATTGAAAATGGGGAGTTTGACAGCGATGGAGCAGATTATTTTGTCAAAAAGCACGTTGAGCATTTGCTAGCGCAGTCGCCCGACATTGACGCTATTTTGTTGGGGTGTACGCATTATCCGTTGCTAATCAAGAAGATACGGCAGTTTTTGCCAGCGTCTATTCGCATCATCAATCAAGCCGAAATTGTGGCGCACAGTTTGACGGATTACCTTCAACGCCACCCCGAACTGGAAGCTAAATGCAGTAAAAATGGCGAACGGACATTTTATACCACGGATTCGACCGAGGCATTTGACCGTCAATCAGCTGTGTTTTTTGGGCAAGAAGTAAAGAGTTTACATCAGGATTTAGGAAGTCCTATTAAATGA
- a CDS encoding ABC transporter permease: MNLFKISWANLKDKKLNSFLSALLMTLGIGIISMLLLLNKQLDEQFRRNIKGIDMVVGAKGSPLQLILSSIYQIDSPTGNVSLDEAQRVMKNPLVKTAIPLAMGDNYMSYRIVGTNPKYPNHFEAKVKEGRLFSTTMEATVGSKAASVTGLKIGDTFSGAHGFDNMDDVHGNKKYKVVGIFETNNSVIDQLILTDISSVWSIHEHADEPGKGANVTDMLTGGDSTQTDEPSQEITSLLVKFRNPMGMVALPRFINENTKMQAASVAFEINRLFSLLGIGIDTLRAIALIIILIAGVSVFISLYNSLKERKYEMALMLSMGATRTKLFVMLLLEGIMLALVGYGAGVLLSRVGLWLFSRAAESDYHYSFADFSLLPEEIMLLGGAILIGILAAAIPSLGIYRINLSRTLAEE; encoded by the coding sequence ATGAACCTTTTCAAAATAAGTTGGGCCAATCTCAAAGATAAAAAGCTGAACAGTTTTCTAAGCGCACTCCTGATGACGCTCGGAATAGGTATTATTTCGATGTTATTGTTGTTGAACAAGCAGTTGGATGAGCAGTTTCGCCGCAATATCAAAGGCATTGATATGGTCGTGGGGGCAAAAGGCAGCCCGCTGCAACTGATTTTGTCGAGTATTTATCAAATCGACTCTCCCACCGGCAATGTATCGCTCGACGAAGCTCAACGGGTGATGAAAAACCCACTGGTCAAAACGGCCATTCCTTTGGCAATGGGCGACAATTATATGTCGTACCGGATTGTGGGAACAAACCCAAAATACCCCAATCATTTTGAAGCAAAAGTAAAAGAAGGCCGACTCTTTTCGACCACAATGGAAGCGACCGTTGGGTCAAAAGCCGCAAGTGTGACAGGCTTAAAAATCGGGGATACTTTTTCGGGAGCGCACGGTTTTGACAACATGGATGATGTTCACGGCAACAAAAAATACAAAGTGGTTGGTATTTTTGAAACCAATAATTCCGTCATTGACCAGCTTATTTTAACCGATATTTCGAGCGTATGGTCCATTCATGAACACGCCGATGAGCCCGGCAAAGGCGCCAACGTAACCGATATGCTCACGGGCGGCGATTCTACCCAAACCGATGAGCCAAGTCAAGAAATCACGAGCCTACTGGTTAAATTCCGAAATCCAATGGGCATGGTAGCCTTACCGCGATTTATCAACGAAAATACCAAAATGCAGGCCGCTTCGGTAGCCTTTGAAATCAATCGTTTGTTTTCATTATTGGGCATCGGCATTGATACCCTACGCGCTATTGCGCTGATTATCATCCTCATTGCGGGCGTGAGTGTTTTTATTTCGCTTTATAATTCACTGAAAGAACGTAAATACGAAATGGCTCTGATGCTTTCGATGGGCGCCACCCGCACCAAACTTTTTGTAATGTTATTACTGGAAGGAATTATGTTGGCACTCGTAGGCTACGGCGCAGGAGTTTTGCTCAGTCGCGTGGGGCTATGGCTATTCAGTCGGGCGGCTGAGTCGGATTATCACTATTCGTTTGCCGACTTTAGTCTTTTACCCGAAGAAATTATGCTTCTGGGCGGTGCTATATTGATTGGAATTTTAGCCGCCGCCATTCCTTCGTTGGGCATCTATCGCATCAATTTGTCGCGGACATTGGCTGAAGAATAA
- a CDS encoding universal stress protein, giving the protein MKKILVPTDFSGFAQSALEVAADIAFKTNAEIMLLHANEKMVTATPLAEYYLYDKAIEDEYLDMVTESLKKTLAEIAENGKFSRVKVKTAVIGGPMVSVIEDFVKDHAIDLVVMGTRGVSGMEEIIVGSNTEKVIRRVKCPVLAVPSPAVSFGKIVFPTTLKESQLPAFKAFAALQKIFSGEVSLLYINDPGNFKNTAAMEAQKDFLVKESGLKNATLFVSDTEVFNEEDAILDFAHQNHADLIVMGTHQRRGLAHFFMGSMTEDTVNHSDIPVLSLSIK; this is encoded by the coding sequence ATGAAAAAGATATTAGTTCCTACTGACTTTTCAGGTTTTGCGCAAAGTGCCCTTGAAGTGGCGGCCGATATAGCCTTTAAAACAAATGCCGAAATAATGTTGCTCCACGCCAACGAAAAAATGGTGACAGCAACTCCACTGGCGGAGTATTATCTCTACGATAAGGCCATCGAGGATGAGTATTTAGACATGGTAACGGAGAGTCTGAAAAAAACACTGGCCGAAATTGCCGAGAATGGAAAGTTTTCGAGGGTAAAAGTTAAAACGGCTGTTATTGGGGGGCCGATGGTAAGTGTTATTGAAGATTTTGTGAAAGACCATGCCATTGATTTAGTTGTGATGGGAACGCGCGGCGTGTCGGGGATGGAAGAAATTATCGTAGGTTCAAATACTGAAAAAGTGATTCGACGGGTAAAATGCCCCGTTTTGGCAGTGCCTTCTCCAGCAGTATCGTTTGGTAAAATTGTTTTTCCAACAACACTTAAAGAAAGTCAGCTTCCAGCTTTTAAGGCTTTTGCGGCTTTGCAGAAAATTTTTAGCGGAGAGGTGTCTTTGCTGTACATCAATGATCCTGGAAACTTTAAAAACACGGCGGCGATGGAAGCCCAAAAAGATTTTTTGGTAAAAGAATCAGGCTTAAAAAATGCCACGCTGTTTGTGTCTGATACCGAAGTATTCAATGAAGAAGATGCTATTCTCGACTTTGCGCACCAGAACCATGCGGATTTGATTGTGATGGGTACGCATCAACGTCGAGGACTGGCCCACTTTTTCATGGGTAGCATGACCGAAGATACCGTCAATCATTCGGATATTCCAGTGCTTAGTTTGAGCATTAAATAA
- a CDS encoding sensor histidine kinase, with protein sequence MSFFFFERGALGAAEETYFSAVKERIKHELSVSQEEIERITALVAQNTNTQFSDLRQTTKYPYYVYQNGRLIFWSDYRFIPDYEAIHKISQTQLVSFDQSKYLVSRRQFTRPNTRIDVVSVINLYRHYKNENNYLQSGYNTTLFTVDPELISTNFGPAYQNVLDNQNRFLFSIIPPKFDSYHNQTAPVNTITWGILAAVLFGIYIIQWVITLSKQKRYEMAFLLLMMYLVLLRAGMLYFGIPFLFSENDLFNPKFYASSPIAPSLGDFLLNCLVCFILSLYVADFYFRSKAYLFLVNISKKAQPLLSVLFIILSFGVFYVSLLELNNIYEKSQFTLDITLSISFSVLKIACLIIFILISSIYFLCTHLLVGLFIRLNPKKIYGVLIFSIGALIFLLLAVISGIDLKWILGVHGTYFLLLYFSRFPRVLYTFRYRTTIYYFLGAFFWAIVTTYVVYNEEEQKDIANKKEFGEQIFSENDGLGEFLLDRAKESISKDPEIQNSFVSDTVLSRERIQQIVKSIHLDKYFDKYDIEVVSFQADGQPLDTSISDETFDNYTKFYQLPKYQTKYPSLYFINDLVNNFKKQYLSLIDIRKGSTLVGRVVLNLNPREDQSRNVYPELLMDKKFVQAPETRQYSYAVYDTAKNLIYSSGSYNYDRKMPQIELDNPALYQRGLQLYDYKHIGSRDKNKRYMVVSSKSYPYKSIISNFSFLYLILVLYVIGIIGVYALKYGLRRLKISYTTKIQILLNVAFFTPLLLIVLITLQVITANYNSNQENTYLTSTKNIGNNFAPYLEEYLSGKRSRDAMEQELGKIARDANVDINFFNEEGNLSITTEPLIYEIKLLSKWLNPDAYIHLIQDRENEVLLDESLGKKQYRTAYVTVRARNTSKPLGILSIPYFDSKPELDRQIIEVISTILSVFAIMFLLFLAISYWASNLLTIPLRILTQKIRRINLHQLNEPVNWKSDDEIGLLVGSYNQMLKKLDESKEELAKNEKQSAWREMAKQVAHEIKNPLTPMKLTIQQLQRTMLRDLPPNLPQNERIKRTFESLIDQIDNISDIATSFSDFAKMPLPKNELFEISSVLNKAADLYADDTKITLHRDIQTRRVNVIGDRQLIGRIITNLIINGIQSVPTGRRPEIFLRLRTDEGNVYIEVQDNGNGIPEAIRPKVFLPNFSTKQDGSGLGLAIAKRGVEHAGGSIWFETEEGTGTTFFLSLPLKHSNRPAEVSIP encoded by the coding sequence TTGTCTTTCTTTTTCTTTGAGAGAGGGGCTTTGGGTGCGGCAGAAGAGACTTATTTCTCCGCTGTCAAAGAACGAATAAAGCATGAACTTTCGGTTTCTCAGGAGGAGATTGAACGCATTACAGCGTTGGTTGCCCAAAATACAAATACGCAATTTTCAGACCTTCGTCAGACCACCAAATACCCTTACTACGTTTACCAAAACGGTCGTTTGATTTTTTGGTCCGATTACCGGTTTATTCCAGACTATGAAGCTATTCATAAAATATCTCAAACCCAACTTGTTAGCTTTGACCAAAGCAAGTATTTGGTCAGTCGTCGGCAGTTTACTCGCCCCAATACCCGTATTGATGTAGTTTCGGTAATTAATCTATACCGACACTACAAGAATGAAAATAACTACTTACAATCGGGCTACAACACGACTCTTTTTACGGTAGACCCCGAATTAATTTCAACCAATTTCGGGCCAGCGTATCAAAACGTTCTGGACAACCAAAATCGGTTTTTGTTTTCCATCATTCCTCCCAAATTTGATTCCTACCATAATCAAACAGCTCCTGTCAATACCATTACGTGGGGGATACTAGCGGCAGTTTTGTTCGGGATATACATTATCCAATGGGTCATTACGTTAAGCAAACAAAAGCGTTATGAAATGGCATTTTTGCTGCTGATGATGTATTTGGTGCTCCTTCGGGCAGGGATGCTTTATTTTGGAATTCCTTTTTTATTCTCAGAAAACGACTTATTTAACCCCAAGTTTTATGCTTCTTCGCCTATTGCGCCTTCGCTCGGCGACTTTTTGCTCAATTGCCTGGTTTGCTTTATATTATCGCTTTATGTAGCCGATTTTTATTTCCGTTCTAAGGCCTACCTGTTTTTAGTAAATATCTCCAAAAAGGCACAACCTCTTTTATCAGTTCTATTTATTATTCTCAGTTTTGGGGTCTTCTACGTCAGTCTGTTAGAACTGAACAACATCTACGAAAAATCGCAATTCACACTCGACATCACGTTAAGTATTTCGTTCTCGGTCCTAAAAATAGCCTGCCTCATTATTTTTATTCTTATTTCGAGCATCTATTTTCTGTGTACCCACTTACTGGTAGGATTATTCATTCGTCTTAACCCAAAAAAAATATATGGTGTACTGATTTTTTCAATTGGCGCCCTTATCTTTCTGCTTTTGGCGGTTATCTCTGGTATCGACCTTAAATGGATTTTGGGTGTTCATGGTACTTATTTTTTATTGTTATACTTCTCACGTTTTCCACGTGTTCTCTATACTTTCCGTTACCGAACCACCATTTATTATTTTCTGGGTGCTTTTTTCTGGGCCATCGTTACGACCTACGTAGTTTACAATGAAGAAGAGCAAAAAGACATTGCCAACAAAAAAGAATTTGGAGAGCAAATTTTTTCTGAAAACGACGGTTTGGGTGAATTTTTGTTGGACCGCGCCAAAGAGTCAATCAGCAAAGACCCCGAAATACAAAATTCATTTGTCAGCGATACGGTTTTATCCCGAGAGCGTATTCAGCAAATCGTGAAGAGCATTCACTTAGATAAATATTTTGATAAGTATGATATTGAAGTAGTATCGTTTCAGGCCGATGGGCAACCGTTGGACACCTCAATTTCGGATGAGACATTTGACAACTATACTAAGTTCTACCAGTTGCCCAAATACCAGACCAAGTACCCTTCACTCTATTTTATCAATGATCTTGTCAATAACTTCAAGAAGCAGTATTTGAGTTTGATTGATATTCGCAAAGGCTCAACCTTGGTTGGGCGGGTTGTACTCAACCTAAATCCGCGCGAAGACCAGTCCAGAAATGTATACCCAGAGTTATTGATGGATAAAAAGTTTGTACAGGCACCCGAAACACGTCAGTACAGCTATGCCGTTTATGATACGGCCAAAAACCTTATTTATAGCTCAGGAAGCTACAACTATGACCGAAAAATGCCGCAAATTGAGCTGGACAATCCAGCTTTATATCAACGCGGCCTTCAACTCTATGATTATAAGCACATAGGAAGTCGGGATAAAAACAAACGATACATGGTTGTGTCGTCTAAGTCATATCCTTATAAAAGCATTATCTCCAATTTCTCATTTTTATACCTCATATTGGTCCTATACGTCATTGGAATCATTGGCGTATACGCCTTAAAATATGGCTTAAGGCGGCTAAAAATCAGTTATACGACCAAAATTCAGATTTTGCTCAATGTTGCTTTTTTCACTCCGTTATTACTTATTGTACTTATCACATTGCAAGTTATTACGGCCAACTACAACAGCAATCAAGAAAATACGTACCTCACCAGTACCAAAAACATCGGCAACAATTTTGCCCCTTATCTGGAAGAGTACCTTAGTGGAAAAAGAAGCCGAGACGCAATGGAACAGGAACTTGGGAAAATTGCCCGTGATGCCAACGTTGACATCAATTTCTTTAATGAAGAAGGTAACCTCAGCATCACCACCGAACCGCTGATTTATGAAATTAAGCTTTTATCCAAATGGCTCAATCCAGACGCCTATATTCACCTGATTCAGGACCGCGAAAACGAAGTGTTATTGGACGAGTCGCTTGGAAAAAAGCAGTATCGCACCGCATACGTGACCGTCAGGGCTCGTAACACTAGCAAGCCATTGGGTATTTTAAGCATTCCATATTTTGATTCAAAACCCGAACTTGACCGACAAATTATTGAAGTAATTTCAACGATTTTGAGCGTGTTTGCCATTATGTTTCTGTTGTTTTTGGCAATTTCTTACTGGGCTTCCAACCTATTAACCATTCCGCTGCGCATCCTGACGCAGAAAATCAGACGAATTAACCTGCACCAACTCAACGAGCCTGTCAATTGGAAGTCAGACGATGAAATTGGTTTATTAGTTGGTTCTTATAATCAAATGTTGAAGAAACTGGATGAGAGCAAAGAAGAACTCGCTAAAAATGAAAAACAGTCGGCATGGCGCGAGATGGCCAAACAGGTAGCACACGAGATCAAGAATCCTCTAACACCGATGAAGCTGACGATTCAACAGCTTCAGCGGACGATGCTGCGTGATTTGCCGCCTAATTTACCCCAAAATGAGCGCATAAAACGCACATTTGAATCGTTGATTGACCAGATAGACAACATCAGTGACATTGCCACGTCATTTTCAGATTTTGCTAAAATGCCGCTTCCAAAAAATGAGTTGTTTGAGATTTCATCTGTACTGAATAAGGCCGCTGATTTGTACGCCGACGACACCAAAATCACCCTTCATCGAGATATTCAAACCCGAAGAGTAAACGTAATCGGTGACCGGCAACTCATCGGACGCATCATCACCAATCTGATTATCAACGGAATTCAATCCGTACCAACAGGGCGTCGCCCCGAAATCTTCCTTCGATTAAGGACCGATGAAGGCAATGTATATATTGAAGTTCAAGATAACGGAAATGGCATTCCTGAAGCCATTCGACCAAAGGTATTCTTGCCCAATTTCAGCACCAAGCAAGACGGTTCAGGCTTGGGATTGGCCATTGCCAAACGGGGTGTAGAACATGCTGGAGGCTCCATCTGGTTTGAAACAGAAGAAGGGACAGGAACCACATTTTTCCTATCCCTCCCCTTGAAGCACAGCAATCGTCCTGCTGAAGTAAGTATACCTTAA
- a CDS encoding HesB/IscA family protein produces the protein MITKNPIRISPIAHQEIVDTLHINKIPDTYGLRVGMKGGGCGAQFLLGFDLPTENDHVYVVDTIKVIIDKRHLMYVIGTEVDYEETEEGAGFTLVK, from the coding sequence ATGATTACAAAAAACCCCATTAGAATTTCCCCCATTGCCCACCAAGAGATAGTGGATACCTTACACATCAACAAGATTCCAGACACGTATGGATTAAGGGTCGGAATGAAAGGCGGCGGATGCGGTGCCCAATTTTTATTGGGTTTTGACCTACCCACCGAAAACGACCACGTGTATGTTGTAGATACCATCAAAGTCATTATCGACAAACGCCACTTAATGTACGTAATCGGTACAGAGGTAGATTATGAAGAAACAGAGGAAGGGGCGGGGTTTACCTTGGTAAAATAA